One region of Pseudomonas glycinae genomic DNA includes:
- a CDS encoding heavy metal response regulator transcription factor, which yields MRILVVEDELKAAEYLHQGLTESGYIVDHAINGADGLHLAQQQVYDLIILDVNLPELDGWSVLEQLRRTHSTRVMMLTARGRLADKIRGLDLGADDYLVKPFEFPELLARVRTLMRRSENIPVPQVLKVADLELDPGRHRAFRGTQRIDLTTKEFALLHLLMRQSGEVLTRTQIISLVWDMNFDCDTNVVEVSIRRLRAKIDDPFDSKLIHTLRGVGYVLEARE from the coding sequence ATGCGAATCCTTGTCGTCGAGGACGAGCTTAAAGCTGCCGAATACTTGCATCAGGGCCTGACCGAAAGTGGTTATATCGTTGATCACGCCATCAATGGCGCAGATGGTTTGCACCTGGCGCAACAACAGGTTTATGACCTGATCATCCTCGATGTGAACCTGCCGGAACTCGACGGCTGGAGCGTGCTGGAACAACTGCGTCGCACCCATTCCACGCGAGTGATGATGCTCACCGCACGCGGGCGGCTGGCGGACAAGATCCGGGGTCTGGATCTGGGCGCCGATGATTATCTGGTCAAGCCGTTCGAGTTTCCGGAACTGCTGGCGCGGGTGCGTACGTTGATGCGGCGCAGTGAAAACATCCCGGTGCCACAGGTGCTCAAGGTCGCCGATCTGGAACTTGATCCGGGCCGTCACCGGGCCTTTCGCGGCACCCAGCGCATCGACCTGACCACCAAGGAGTTCGCCCTGCTGCACCTGCTGATGCGCCAGTCCGGCGAAGTGCTGACCCGCACCCAGATCATCTCGCTGGTGTGGGACATGAATTTCGACTGCGACACCAACGTGGTCGAAGTTTCGATCCGTCGCTTGCGGGCGAAGATCGACGACCCGTTCGACAGCAAACTGATCCACACCCTGCGCGGCGTCGGCTATGTGCTGGAGGCGCGGGAATGA
- a CDS encoding heavy metal sensor histidine kinase, producing the protein MKPASLSLRLGLTVSILGALLVVFLAILAYFALTHELNALSRDSLEKKLEQVEHSLTLYFDTGEISAKPHILLDQVMGHDNLTLTIYDLNNLRTPLLKSGSGLTDPRVELKAVRATTDQLTHTDSADAEGAKFLTVSKLIRLKDGSSVPVLLSMDNAHDQALLSAYLRSTLMALPLLLVFIGLTAWGAVQRGLAPLREFRKVAARVTTQDLDHRLSVLNMPQELSELAQGINVMLDRLDSGVQQLSQFSDDLAHELRTPINNLMGKAQVTLSRERSVDEYTNVLVSCTEELERVARIVSDMLFLAQASQPAAHASFEPIALEEEASRVAELFSLSAQEKQIDLKVFGSAQVSGDRLMIQRAISNLLSNALRHCPSGKTVSLFIEQAPNEVSLRVSNPGAGIEAQHLPYLFDRFYRVDSSRTRSQGSTGLGLAIVHSIMTLHQGSAQVQSRPGAMTIFSLVFPVTHPDRH; encoded by the coding sequence ATGAAGCCGGCAAGCCTGTCGCTGCGGCTGGGTCTGACGGTCAGCATTCTCGGCGCGCTGCTGGTGGTGTTCCTGGCGATCCTCGCGTATTTCGCCCTGACGCACGAGCTGAACGCGCTATCGCGCGACAGCCTGGAAAAGAAGCTGGAACAGGTCGAGCACAGCCTGACGCTGTACTTCGACACCGGCGAGATCAGCGCCAAGCCGCACATTCTGCTCGATCAGGTCATGGGGCACGACAACCTGACCCTGACTATTTATGACCTGAACAACCTGCGCACCCCGCTGCTCAAGTCCGGTTCGGGCCTGACCGATCCACGGGTTGAGTTAAAGGCGGTACGGGCGACGACCGATCAGTTGACCCATACCGACAGCGCCGATGCCGAAGGCGCGAAGTTTCTCACCGTCTCCAAGCTGATTCGCCTCAAGGACGGCAGCAGCGTACCGGTCCTGCTGTCGATGGATAACGCCCACGATCAGGCCTTGCTCAGCGCCTATTTGCGCTCGACGTTGATGGCTTTGCCGTTGCTGTTGGTGTTCATCGGCTTGACCGCCTGGGGCGCCGTGCAGCGAGGGCTGGCACCGTTACGAGAGTTTCGCAAAGTGGCGGCGCGAGTGACGACGCAGGATCTCGATCACCGGTTGTCGGTGCTGAACATGCCCCAGGAACTCAGCGAACTGGCGCAGGGCATCAACGTCATGCTCGATCGACTGGACAGCGGCGTGCAGCAGTTGTCGCAGTTCTCCGACGACCTGGCCCACGAACTGCGCACGCCGATCAACAACCTGATGGGCAAGGCCCAGGTGACGCTGTCGCGCGAGCGCTCGGTCGACGAATACACCAACGTTCTGGTGTCTTGCACCGAAGAGCTGGAGCGGGTCGCGCGGATTGTCTCGGACATGCTGTTCCTGGCCCAGGCCAGCCAGCCTGCGGCGCACGCCTCGTTTGAGCCGATTGCGCTGGAAGAAGAGGCGTCCAGGGTGGCCGAACTGTTTTCTCTGTCGGCGCAGGAAAAACAGATCGACCTGAAGGTCTTCGGCAGCGCTCAGGTGTCGGGCGACCGGCTGATGATTCAGCGAGCGATTTCCAATCTGCTGTCCAATGCCCTGCGCCACTGCCCGTCCGGCAAGACCGTTTCGCTGTTCATCGAACAGGCGCCGAACGAGGTGTCATTGCGGGTGAGCAATCCCGGTGCGGGCATCGAAGCGCAGCACCTGCCGTATCTGTTCGACCGTTTTTACCGGGTCGACAGCAGCCGCACCCGGTCACAGGGCAGTACCGGTCTGGGACTGGCCATCGTGCACTCGATCATGACCTTGCATCAAGGCTCTGCGCAGGTTCAAAGCCGACCGGGGGCGATGACGATATTCAGTCTGGTGTTTCCCGTGACGCACCCGGACCGGCACTGA